Proteins co-encoded in one Streptomyces sp. JH34 genomic window:
- the mycP gene encoding type VII secretion-associated serine protease mycosin, translated as MTTHPSRRRRLLSAAGATAVLLVTLPVLPAAADDSTQCTFPSKKYAGRPWALQRVLMDELWEQSTGKGIRVAVIDTGVDVKNPQLTKAVDTGSGINLLDKDLKDENGNKLERGKENGTTDLVGHGTKVAGIIAAREAKGTGFTGLAPDATIIPIQQNDAEGHGTAETLATAIRHAVTKNADVINISQDTANAVKPTPLLEEAVNAALAKEIVIVASAGNDGLGGNVKETYPASYDGVLAVAASDRNNERAAFSQSGEFVGVAAPGVDMISTVPGGGHCADNGTSFSAPYVAGVAALIKAKHKNWTQEQIVAQIEQTAERSIAGHDRLVGWGVIDPVRALTEDDKPIEEPVAHEGLSKGEAPVPAALHLGETADARNARLATYVVVGGGVLVAAIAGAAVAVRDRRRRQERQDRQSVA; from the coding sequence GTGACCACGCATCCGTCCCGTCGCCGACGCCTGTTGTCGGCCGCCGGCGCCACCGCCGTCCTCCTCGTCACCCTGCCGGTGCTGCCGGCGGCGGCGGACGACTCCACCCAGTGCACCTTCCCGTCGAAGAAGTACGCGGGCCGCCCCTGGGCACTGCAACGCGTACTGATGGACGAGCTCTGGGAGCAGTCCACCGGCAAGGGCATACGCGTGGCGGTCATCGACACCGGCGTCGACGTCAAGAACCCCCAGCTGACGAAGGCCGTGGACACCGGGAGCGGCATCAACCTCCTGGACAAGGACCTCAAGGACGAGAACGGCAACAAGCTCGAGCGCGGCAAGGAGAACGGCACCACCGACCTGGTCGGCCACGGCACGAAGGTCGCTGGCATCATCGCCGCACGCGAGGCGAAGGGCACCGGCTTCACGGGCCTGGCTCCCGACGCCACGATCATTCCGATCCAGCAGAACGACGCCGAGGGCCACGGAACCGCGGAGACACTGGCCACCGCCATCCGGCACGCCGTCACGAAGAATGCCGACGTCATCAACATCTCCCAGGACACGGCCAACGCCGTGAAGCCCACGCCCCTCCTGGAGGAGGCGGTGAACGCGGCCCTGGCCAAGGAGATCGTGATCGTCGCCTCGGCGGGCAACGACGGCCTGGGCGGAAACGTCAAGGAGACCTACCCGGCCTCGTACGACGGCGTCCTGGCCGTGGCAGCGTCGGACCGCAACAACGAACGGGCGGCCTTCTCCCAGTCCGGCGAGTTCGTGGGCGTCGCCGCCCCGGGCGTGGACATGATCTCCACGGTGCCGGGCGGGGGACACTGCGCCGACAACGGGACCAGCTTCTCGGCCCCGTACGTCGCGGGCGTCGCGGCCCTGATCAAGGCCAAGCACAAGAACTGGACGCAGGAGCAGATCGTCGCCCAGATCGAGCAGACGGCCGAACGCTCGATCGCGGGCCACGACCGCCTGGTCGGATGGGGAGTCATCGACCCGGTGCGCGCCCTGACCGAGGACGACAAGCCCATCGAGGAACCGGTGGCACACGAGGGCCTGAGCAAGGGCGAGGCCCCCGTACCCGCCGCACTCCACCTGGGCGAGACCGCCGACGCGCGCAACGCCAGGCTGGCGACCTACGTCGTGGTGGGCGGGGGCGTCCTGGTCGCGGCGATCGCGGGCGCGGCGGTGGCCGTGCGGGACAGGCGTCGGCGGCAGGAACGACAGGACCGGCAGAGCGTTGCTTGA
- a CDS encoding ABC transporter permease, which translates to MSTESTPALVKGAAGVDAVSTDGPAPAGPSARSPRSRSTTAYLRYAAGKLAGAAVSLFAVLVTSFFLFRLIPGDPVKQMTGGRQVSTEQIAAMRAEFGLDLPLWQQFTEYCGKALTGDFGTSYQFRAPVMDKITEALPATLLLTGTAFVIYTAIGIWLGARSAWRNGSAGDRFHTAFALTLYSVPSFWLGLLLIVTLSVGIGPVPGMFPTGGMESGDESGFAYVLDVAHHLVLPVVTLVAVEYARTLLVMRSSLLDEMGSDYLTTARAKGLRDDLVRRRHAVPNAMLPTVTLLFVNLGNTVAGAILVETVFSWPGLGGLFYQALSVPDLPLVQALFFIFAAAVILMNTLADVIYPLLDPRVGR; encoded by the coding sequence ATGAGCACAGAAAGCACTCCCGCGCTCGTGAAGGGCGCGGCGGGCGTGGACGCTGTGTCGACCGACGGCCCGGCTCCGGCCGGGCCGTCGGCCCGCAGCCCGCGTTCCCGCAGCACGACCGCTTATCTCCGCTACGCGGCGGGCAAGCTGGCCGGCGCGGCCGTCTCGCTGTTCGCCGTGCTCGTCACCAGCTTCTTCCTGTTCCGCCTGATCCCCGGTGACCCGGTCAAGCAGATGACCGGCGGCCGCCAGGTCTCGACCGAACAGATCGCCGCGATGCGCGCGGAGTTCGGCCTGGACCTGCCGCTGTGGCAGCAGTTCACCGAATACTGCGGCAAGGCCCTGACCGGGGACTTCGGTACGTCGTACCAGTTCCGTGCGCCCGTCATGGACAAGATCACCGAGGCGCTGCCCGCGACGCTGCTGCTGACCGGCACGGCGTTCGTGATCTACACGGCGATCGGCATCTGGCTGGGCGCCAGGTCCGCCTGGCGCAACGGCTCGGCGGGCGACCGCTTCCACACGGCCTTCGCCCTGACGCTGTACTCGGTGCCCTCCTTCTGGCTCGGCCTGCTCCTGATCGTCACGCTCTCGGTGGGCATCGGGCCCGTCCCCGGCATGTTCCCGACCGGGGGCATGGAGTCCGGCGACGAGAGCGGCTTCGCCTACGTCCTCGACGTGGCCCACCACCTGGTGCTGCCGGTCGTCACCCTCGTCGCGGTCGAGTACGCGCGCACCCTGCTGGTGATGCGTTCCTCCCTGCTCGACGAGATGGGCAGCGACTACCTGACGACGGCACGCGCGAAGGGCCTCCGGGACGACCTGGTGCGCCGCCGGCACGCCGTCCCGAACGCGATGCTGCCGACGGTGACCCTGCTCTTCGTCAACCTGGGCAACACGGTGGCGGGCGCCATCCTGGTGGAGACGGTGTTCTCCTGGCCGGGCCTCGGCGGTCTGTTCTACCAGGCGCTGAGCGTGCCCGACCTGCCACTGGTGCAGGCGCTGTTCTTCATTTTCGCCGCCGCGGTGATCCTGATGAACACGCTCGCCGATGTGATCTATCCGCTGCTCGATCCCCGGGTGGGCCGATGA
- a CDS encoding DUF397 domain-containing protein, which translates to MGTQQEKDELYALDISDVEWLSAPGTEDVEERVEIAHLPGGAVAMRSSLDPETVLRYTEAEWRAFVLGARDGEFDLT; encoded by the coding sequence ATGGGCACCCAGCAGGAAAAGGACGAGCTCTACGCTCTCGACATCTCGGATGTGGAGTGGCTGAGCGCACCCGGGACCGAGGACGTCGAGGAGCGGGTCGAGATCGCCCACCTCCCCGGCGGTGCGGTCGCCATGCGCTCGTCGCTGGATCCGGAGACGGTCCTGAGGTACACGGAGGCGGAGTGGCGCGCCTTCGTACTGGGCGCGCGGGACGGTGAGTTCGACCTCACGTAG
- a CDS encoding SCO5717 family growth-regulating ATPase, giving the protein MNGDRDEISGGWNTPVDESSDADPAEMTGEFTIDYTPPAWYTQNAPGDSSGGAGSHLAPPPPPQGPPLSVPGPSSGGFEPAWRPAPAASSEAASAASAEPPSPSFQPTPPVPAPAPPVAGSAEPDSGSGTSGAFGGGDVESGATMRFSPAALKQEIAEREAVKADTDAGATASGPADGSGDSAEPTPAVAPTPPPADAEGEAAEPSGPVGEEGAGDGDGIAAPEEGAAGDAAAESGAAADEKAGAPGTRTPDTETPGTDDARADEPVNSVVDAAPQDTPPSAGTPSPTDAPQGSAPSNAPAPWSPAPPAQGALPPLPPAFQPAAPQPGAPQSAPQWPAQQPAPTAEAQGGYGFPQPPAPPAPAQPAPPVPQQAHPNPPAPQSGYGFPQAPQHGGYGFPQAPQQGGYGFPQAPRQQTPQPSAPQQQAPQSPAQGAPQLPPSAQPQGGYGFPAPQPGPPPHLPAQGAPLPQQSAHGTPNLPAQQQPEAFQPPPPGPQAPPVDPRSGGAWPTPVTHDQRERSVPGAPLGYTAAVELSSDRLVRGKQKAKSSRTPSAASRFKLGGKKEEVERQRKLDLIRTPVLSCYRIAVISLKGGVGKTTTTTALGSTLATERQDKILAIDANPDAGTLGRRVRRETGATIRDLVQAIPYLNSYMDIRRFTSQAPSGLEILANDVDPAVSTTFNDEDYRRAIDVLGKQYPIILTDSGTGLLYSAMRGVLDLADQLIIISTPSVDGASSASTTLDWLSAHGYAELVQRSLTVISGVRETGKMIKVDDIVQHFETRCRGVVVVPFDEHLSAGAEVDLDMMRPKTREAYFNLSALVAEDFQRAQQQQGLWTSDGSNPPPQFAPPMPGHQTPGQQVPGQQPYAPQPQPGQPYPGQQYPGQPYPAQPQQPYPPQQPYGGQQPYGGQQPPPQQAAAPQQPYPPYPGQGAQNNSWQQAPSAPAPPGGTPAGPPQPPAQPDGQAHQSGQPEPQGPVPPAGWQQYPPQPPPAPQQ; this is encoded by the coding sequence GTGAACGGCGATCGGGACGAGATCAGCGGGGGATGGAACACGCCCGTCGACGAGTCGTCCGACGCGGATCCCGCCGAGATGACGGGTGAGTTCACCATCGACTACACCCCTCCCGCCTGGTACACGCAGAACGCGCCGGGCGACTCGTCGGGAGGGGCGGGGTCGCACCTGGCACCGCCTCCGCCGCCGCAGGGGCCTCCGCTGTCCGTACCCGGCCCCTCCTCCGGCGGGTTCGAGCCCGCCTGGCGGCCGGCTCCGGCGGCATCGTCCGAAGCGGCGTCGGCGGCTTCGGCCGAACCACCGTCGCCTTCTTTCCAGCCCACTCCCCCGGTGCCGGCACCGGCACCTCCCGTGGCCGGCTCCGCGGAACCGGACTCCGGGAGCGGCACGTCCGGCGCGTTCGGTGGCGGCGACGTGGAGAGCGGCGCCACCATGCGGTTCTCACCGGCCGCCCTGAAGCAGGAGATCGCCGAGCGCGAGGCGGTCAAGGCTGACACCGACGCCGGAGCCACTGCTTCCGGCCCCGCCGACGGCTCCGGGGACTCCGCGGAGCCCACGCCCGCGGTCGCCCCGACTCCGCCCCCGGCCGACGCCGAGGGAGAAGCTGCTGAGCCGAGCGGCCCGGTGGGCGAGGAGGGCGCCGGGGACGGTGACGGGATCGCCGCCCCCGAGGAGGGCGCCGCGGGTGACGCGGCAGCGGAGTCCGGAGCGGCGGCCGACGAGAAGGCCGGTGCTCCGGGGACGAGGACGCCGGACACCGAGACTCCGGGGACGGATGACGCGCGGGCCGACGAGCCCGTGAACTCCGTGGTGGACGCGGCCCCGCAGGACACGCCGCCGTCGGCCGGCACACCGTCGCCCACCGACGCGCCCCAGGGCTCCGCCCCGTCGAACGCACCGGCCCCGTGGTCGCCGGCGCCGCCCGCACAAGGCGCTCTCCCGCCGCTGCCGCCCGCGTTCCAGCCGGCCGCGCCGCAGCCGGGCGCGCCGCAGTCCGCACCGCAGTGGCCCGCCCAGCAACCCGCTCCGACAGCCGAGGCGCAGGGAGGCTACGGATTCCCGCAGCCTCCCGCTCCCCCGGCGCCCGCCCAGCCGGCACCGCCCGTACCCCAGCAGGCTCACCCCAACCCGCCCGCACCGCAGAGTGGTTACGGCTTCCCGCAGGCACCGCAGCATGGCGGATACGGGTTCCCGCAGGCACCCCAGCAAGGCGGATACGGGTTCCCGCAGGCACCCCGGCAACAGACACCCCAGCCGTCGGCGCCCCAGCAGCAGGCGCCGCAGTCGCCCGCCCAGGGCGCGCCCCAACTGCCCCCGTCCGCACAGCCTCAGGGCGGCTACGGATTCCCGGCTCCGCAGCCCGGCCCGCCGCCGCACCTCCCCGCGCAGGGGGCCCCGCTCCCTCAGCAGTCGGCCCACGGCACGCCGAACCTGCCTGCACAGCAGCAGCCCGAGGCCTTCCAGCCTCCGCCGCCCGGTCCCCAGGCCCCGCCCGTCGACCCGCGCAGCGGGGGCGCCTGGCCCACGCCGGTCACCCATGACCAGCGCGAGCGTTCAGTGCCGGGGGCCCCGCTGGGTTACACGGCCGCCGTGGAGCTGTCCTCGGACCGGCTGGTCCGGGGGAAGCAGAAGGCCAAGAGCAGCCGCACCCCTTCCGCCGCCTCCCGTTTCAAGCTGGGCGGGAAGAAGGAGGAGGTCGAGCGGCAGCGCAAGCTGGACCTGATCCGCACGCCGGTGCTGTCCTGCTACCGGATCGCGGTCATCAGCCTCAAGGGCGGCGTCGGCAAGACCACGACGACCACCGCACTGGGCTCCACCCTGGCGACCGAGCGGCAGGACAAGATCCTCGCCATCGACGCCAACCCGGACGCCGGCACGCTCGGCCGGCGGGTGCGTCGCGAGACCGGGGCCACCATCCGGGACCTGGTCCAGGCGATCCCGTACCTCAACTCGTACATGGACATCCGGCGCTTCACCTCCCAGGCCCCCTCCGGCCTGGAGATCCTCGCCAACGACGTCGACCCGGCGGTCTCCACGACCTTCAACGACGAGGACTACCGCCGGGCGATCGACGTCCTGGGCAAGCAGTACCCGATCATCCTCACGGACTCGGGCACCGGCCTGCTCTACAGCGCGATGCGCGGTGTGCTGGACCTCGCCGACCAGCTGATCATCATCTCCACGCCGTCCGTCGACGGCGCGTCCAGTGCGTCCACCACGCTGGACTGGCTGTCCGCGCACGGCTACGCGGAACTCGTGCAGCGTTCCCTGACGGTCATCTCCGGTGTCCGCGAGACCGGCAAGATGATCAAGGTCGACGACATCGTGCAGCACTTCGAGACCCGCTGCCGCGGTGTGGTGGTCGTGCCGTTCGACGAGCACCTGTCCGCGGGCGCGGAGGTCGACCTCGACATGATGCGCCCGAAGACCCGCGAGGCCTACTTCAACCTCTCCGCGCTCGTCGCGGAGGACTTCCAGCGGGCCCAGCAGCAGCAGGGGCTGTGGACGTCGGACGGCAGCAACCCGCCGCCGCAGTTCGCCCCGCCGATGCCGGGACATCAGACGCCCGGTCAGCAGGTGCCCGGACAGCAGCCGTACGCGCCGCAGCCTCAGCCCGGTCAGCCGTATCCGGGTCAGCAGTACCCCGGACAGCCGTACCCCGCGCAGCCGCAGCAGCCGTATCCACCCCAGCAGCCGTACGGCGGGCAGCAGCCGTACGGGGGACAGCAGCCACCGCCCCAGCAGGCCGCCGCGCCGCAGCAGCCGTACCCGCCGTACCCCGGTCAGGGTGCGCAGAACAACAGCTGGCAGCAGGCACCGTCCGCCCCCGCGCCCCCCGGCGGGACGCCGGCCGGACCGCCCCAGCCGCCCGCGCAACCCGATGGCCAGGCACATCAGTCCGGGCAGCCCGAACCGCAAGGCCCCGTTCCGCCGGCGGGCTGGCAGCAGTACCCTCCGCAGCCGCCGCCGGCGCCTCAGCAGTAA
- the eccB gene encoding type VII secretion protein EccB produces MASRRDELNAYTFAKRRLVAQFLQPHPSGSEEGAPRPLRAVVPGAIVGVVVLAVFGAWGMFKPVAPQKWDTPYENVIIASKSTTRYVVLKTGDKIQLHPVLNMSSAKLLLLPDKGTVINVDESVLDNGKIPHGATLGIPYAPDRLPDKKEAGSAKRWAVCERPGEGGRAIQKAAFVFAEREQGKTEGTAKLGGGDVMYVEGPGPGRTRYIVDATGKAYPVKNDELLLRTLVDAGRTAQRVSADWLATLHMGDEVTFPSIEGTPGADAGVAGALQPEDNKVGMVLAATSGTRTQQYVVLPGRVAPVSDFVAKLLLNSRALVNLDQDGKAKDVSAGAFEPGKAFGQEFDWPAAEPTPVNSADTSSGSRNTVCNVLRGVADKDGASTLSTWAGTGFPATLPTGSSSAYVTPGSGQLFRQFKGSSPESGPLFLVTDTGLRYAMQSNGDSVQDDSGIGESGTREEKEQRQKEAQQAQNRLGYKDVDPAPVPAAWSAFLPTGPRLSTGAARQPQGS; encoded by the coding sequence ATGGCATCACGGCGGGACGAACTCAATGCCTACACCTTCGCGAAGCGGAGGTTGGTCGCACAGTTCCTGCAGCCCCACCCGTCGGGATCGGAGGAGGGCGCGCCCCGCCCTCTCCGCGCGGTGGTCCCCGGAGCGATCGTCGGTGTGGTCGTCCTCGCCGTGTTCGGCGCCTGGGGAATGTTCAAGCCCGTCGCGCCCCAGAAATGGGACACCCCCTACGAGAACGTCATCATCGCCAGCAAATCCACCACCCGTTACGTGGTGTTGAAGACGGGCGACAAGATCCAGCTCCACCCCGTGCTCAACATGTCCAGTGCCAAGCTCCTCCTCCTCCCGGACAAGGGCACGGTCATCAACGTCGACGAATCCGTCCTCGACAACGGGAAGATCCCGCACGGTGCGACCCTGGGCATTCCTTACGCCCCGGACCGGCTGCCAGACAAGAAGGAAGCCGGTTCCGCGAAGCGCTGGGCGGTCTGCGAGCGGCCCGGCGAGGGCGGACGGGCCATACAGAAGGCGGCGTTCGTCTTCGCCGAGCGTGAGCAGGGCAAGACCGAGGGAACGGCCAAGCTGGGGGGCGGCGACGTGATGTACGTCGAGGGCCCGGGGCCCGGCCGGACCCGCTACATCGTGGACGCCACCGGGAAGGCGTACCCGGTCAAGAACGACGAACTCCTGCTGCGCACCCTGGTCGACGCGGGCCGCACCGCCCAGCGGGTGTCCGCGGACTGGCTCGCCACACTGCACATGGGGGACGAGGTCACCTTCCCCTCCATCGAGGGAACTCCCGGTGCCGACGCCGGTGTCGCGGGAGCGCTGCAGCCCGAGGACAACAAGGTGGGCATGGTCCTCGCTGCGACCTCCGGCACCAGGACCCAGCAGTACGTGGTCCTGCCGGGCAGGGTCGCCCCGGTCTCCGACTTCGTCGCCAAGCTCCTGCTGAACAGCCGCGCCCTCGTGAACCTCGATCAGGACGGCAAGGCGAAGGACGTGAGCGCCGGAGCGTTCGAGCCCGGCAAGGCATTCGGGCAGGAGTTCGACTGGCCTGCGGCTGAGCCCACGCCCGTCAACTCCGCGGACACGTCGAGCGGAAGCCGTAACACCGTGTGCAACGTCCTGCGCGGTGTCGCGGACAAGGACGGCGCCAGCACGCTCAGCACCTGGGCGGGCACCGGCTTCCCCGCCACGCTGCCCACCGGTTCCAGCAGCGCCTACGTCACCCCCGGATCCGGTCAGCTCTTCCGGCAGTTCAAGGGTTCCAGCCCGGAGTCCGGCCCACTCTTCCTGGTGACCGACACCGGCCTGCGTTATGCCATGCAGTCCAACGGCGACAGCGTGCAGGACGACTCCGGAATCGGCGAATCCGGTACGCGGGAGGAGAAGGAGCAGCGTCAGAAGGAGGCACAGCAGGCGCAGAACCGGCTCGGATACAAGGACGTCGACCCCGCGCCCGTACCCGCCGCCTGGTCCGCCTTCCTGCCGACGGGCCCCCGCCTGTCCACCGGTGCCGCCCGCCAGCCGCAGGGTTCGTGA
- a CDS encoding ABC transporter substrate-binding protein, whose protein sequence is MVTRFPPRPSRPRGRLRILLASGAAALALAAGSVVPGNPLGPAPQEAQAADGKSTLTVAVAQSVDSLSPFLAQRLLSTSIHRLMYDYLTNYDAKDNHTIPGLATKWETSPDKLTWTYTIRSDSKWSDGEKATAEDAAWTFNTMMTDEGAATSNGSFVGNFKKVTATGPDKLVIELKQPQATMTALDVPIVPKHVWEKVGDFSKFNNDTKFPIVGNGPFILTDYKVDSYVKLKANKDFWRGAPKFDELVFRYYKDQDAAVAALRKGEVSFVAGSPSLTPAQAASLKTTADIKVNDAPGRRFYALATNPGAQTKDGKKFGDGHAALQDQKVRQALFMSVDRTTIIDKVFQGYAIEGEGYIPPRYGSYFWKPSAGQKLAYDPAKAAALLDEAGYKKNGAGKRTGKDGKPLDFRILCHATDPNDKAIGKYLQEWWGDLGIGLKVDCLDNVSDPWYAGEYDLAFDGWSVNPDPDFVMSIHTCAALPAKAKESAATDNFICDKQYDELYAKQLAEYDPAKRADLVKQMESRLYDLGYMNVMAYPNAVEAYRTDQIKSITTMPSDAGNIYGQDGYWSWWSAVPAAGASGGSSDGGGNSTGVLIGVGVAVVVLAGGGLLFAMRRRSTAEDRE, encoded by the coding sequence ATGGTCACAAGATTCCCTCCACGTCCCTCCCGCCCACGCGGCCGTCTGCGTATCCTTCTCGCCTCCGGAGCCGCCGCCCTGGCGCTGGCAGCCGGATCGGTCGTACCCGGAAACCCGCTCGGCCCCGCCCCGCAGGAGGCGCAGGCAGCCGACGGGAAGTCGACCCTCACGGTCGCGGTCGCGCAGAGCGTCGACTCCCTGAGCCCGTTCCTCGCACAGCGGCTGCTCTCCACGAGCATCCATCGTCTGATGTACGACTACCTCACCAACTACGACGCCAAGGACAACCACACGATCCCCGGGCTCGCCACGAAGTGGGAGACCTCGCCGGACAAGCTGACGTGGACGTACACCATCCGGTCGGACTCGAAGTGGTCCGACGGCGAGAAGGCCACCGCCGAGGACGCGGCGTGGACCTTCAACACGATGATGACCGACGAGGGTGCGGCGACCTCGAACGGCAGCTTCGTCGGCAACTTCAAGAAGGTGACCGCCACCGGCCCGGACAAGCTGGTCATAGAGCTGAAGCAGCCTCAGGCCACGATGACGGCGCTGGACGTCCCCATCGTCCCCAAGCACGTCTGGGAGAAGGTCGGCGACTTCTCGAAGTTCAACAACGACACGAAGTTCCCGATCGTCGGCAACGGGCCCTTCATCCTGACGGACTACAAGGTCGACAGCTACGTCAAGCTGAAGGCCAACAAGGACTTCTGGCGGGGCGCACCCAAGTTCGACGAGCTGGTCTTCCGTTACTACAAGGACCAGGACGCGGCCGTCGCCGCCCTCCGAAAGGGTGAAGTCTCCTTCGTCGCGGGGAGCCCGAGTCTGACCCCCGCCCAGGCCGCGTCGCTGAAGACCACCGCGGACATCAAGGTGAACGACGCCCCCGGCAGGCGCTTCTACGCACTGGCCACCAACCCGGGCGCGCAGACCAAGGACGGCAAGAAGTTCGGCGACGGGCACGCGGCGCTCCAGGACCAGAAGGTCCGTCAGGCTCTGTTCATGTCCGTGGACCGTACGACCATCATCGACAAGGTCTTCCAGGGCTACGCCATAGAGGGCGAGGGCTACATCCCGCCGCGCTACGGCTCGTACTTCTGGAAGCCGTCGGCCGGGCAGAAGCTCGCCTACGACCCGGCGAAGGCCGCCGCCCTCCTCGACGAGGCGGGCTACAAGAAGAACGGGGCGGGCAAGCGGACCGGCAAGGACGGCAAGCCGCTCGACTTCCGCATCCTGTGCCACGCCACCGACCCGAACGACAAGGCCATCGGGAAGTACCTCCAGGAGTGGTGGGGAGACCTGGGCATCGGGCTGAAGGTCGACTGCCTCGACAACGTCTCCGACCCCTGGTACGCCGGTGAGTACGACCTCGCCTTCGACGGCTGGTCCGTCAACCCGGACCCCGACTTCGTCATGTCGATCCACACCTGCGCCGCTCTCCCGGCCAAGGCGAAGGAGTCCGCGGCGACGGACAACTTCATCTGCGACAAGCAGTACGACGAGCTCTACGCGAAGCAGCTGGCGGAGTACGACCCCGCCAAACGGGCCGACCTCGTGAAGCAGATGGAGTCGCGGCTGTACGACCTGGGGTACATGAATGTCATGGCGTACCCGAATGCCGTCGAGGCCTACCGAACCGACCAGATCAAGTCCATCACGACCATGCCCTCGGACGCGGGCAACATCTACGGTCAGGACGGTTACTGGAGCTGGTGGTCGGCGGTCCCGGCAGCCGGTGCGTCGGGCGGCTCGTCCGACGGCGGCGGCAACTCCACGGGAGTCCTCATCGGTGTCGGTGTCGCCGTAGTCGTCCTCGCCGGTGGCGGACTGCTGTTCGCCATGCGTCGTCGTTCCACCGCGGAAGACCGTGAATAG
- the eccE gene encoding type VII secretion protein EccE: protein MGAATGERTRRSAHRTPGPSRRQRSNGPEGTAPRPSADAPAATTLHSISRTGRVGPALRQLVLVEAALAVASVGAALGGAWMIPAGVIACLLILLALVRRRGRAVQDWLSTVSSLRHRRRTAEVPSAETEPQLAPVTENVPGFAPYIYVDGARRTVGMVGDGTFLTAVVRVEASGESLRQAMGARSLPLSLLGDALAVDDIVLESAQLVQQVRPAPAPHLPERSVARLSYGPLQDRTGAPALRMTWVAVKLNPELCREAVEARGGGMGGAQRCLVRVADHVASRITGAGFRAAVLDQDELNSAVATSACANAILSARAGRPDAAPQRRTSETTRVWRCDDRWHTTYAVDRWPELGRGATPLPRLVALLTSVPAYATTFSLTVRRGTHQGHVSVRGHVRITGGSDTELVGVRRTLEQAARHAEVGLVRLDREQLPGALATLPLGGAQ from the coding sequence ATGGGTGCAGCGACGGGGGAGCGCACGAGGCGGTCCGCCCACCGAACGCCCGGCCCTTCCCGGCGGCAACGCAGCAACGGTCCGGAAGGCACAGCTCCCCGCCCGTCGGCGGACGCCCCCGCGGCGACCACTCTCCACTCGATCTCCAGGACCGGCCGTGTCGGCCCCGCACTGCGGCAGTTGGTACTCGTCGAAGCGGCCCTGGCCGTCGCCTCGGTGGGCGCGGCGCTCGGCGGCGCGTGGATGATCCCCGCCGGTGTGATCGCCTGTCTGCTGATTCTTCTCGCCCTGGTGCGCCGTCGGGGCCGGGCCGTGCAGGACTGGCTGTCGACCGTGTCCTCCCTCCGTCACCGCAGGCGGACCGCCGAGGTGCCGTCCGCCGAGACGGAACCCCAGCTGGCGCCCGTGACGGAGAACGTTCCGGGGTTCGCTCCTTACATCTATGTGGACGGCGCCCGCCGCACGGTCGGCATGGTCGGGGACGGCACGTTCCTGACCGCGGTCGTACGGGTCGAGGCGAGCGGTGAGTCGCTGCGCCAGGCCATGGGCGCCCGGTCGCTCCCGCTGTCGCTCCTGGGCGACGCGCTCGCGGTGGACGACATCGTGCTGGAGTCCGCGCAGCTCGTGCAGCAGGTACGGCCCGCCCCTGCGCCGCACCTGCCGGAGCGGTCGGTGGCCCGGCTCTCGTACGGCCCTCTCCAGGACCGGACCGGGGCGCCCGCACTGCGGATGACCTGGGTGGCGGTCAAGCTGAACCCGGAGTTGTGCCGGGAGGCCGTGGAGGCACGCGGCGGCGGCATGGGCGGAGCCCAGCGCTGTCTGGTCCGGGTCGCGGACCATGTGGCGAGCCGCATCACCGGCGCGGGATTCCGGGCCGCGGTGCTGGACCAGGACGAGCTGAACTCCGCCGTGGCGACGTCCGCGTGTGCCAACGCCATCCTGTCGGCGCGCGCCGGACGCCCGGACGCCGCGCCGCAGAGGCGGACGAGCGAGACGACGCGGGTCTGGCGCTGCGACGACCGGTGGCACACCACCTACGCGGTGGACCGCTGGCCCGAACTGGGTCGTGGCGCCACTCCGCTCCCCCGGCTCGTCGCGCTGCTGACCTCGGTCCCCGCCTACGCGACGACGTTCAGCCTGACCGTGCGCCGCGGTACGCACCAGGGGCATGTGTCGGTGCGCGGCCATGTGCGGATCACCGGCGGCTCGGACACCGAACTGGTGGGAGTACGCCGGACGCTGGAACAGGCGGCACGGCACGCCGAGGTCGGTCTCGTACGGCTGGACCGCGAACAGCTGCCGGGCGCCCTGGCCACGCTCCCGCTCGGAGGCGCGCAGTGA